Proteins from a genomic interval of Clostridium sp. AN503:
- a CDS encoding glycoside hydrolase family 2 TIM barrel-domain containing protein, which produces MKPELRWLDDPEVFRVGQMPAHSDHRFFGSEEEYKSGENGLVQCLNGTWQFCWSKNAAARPVDFYREDADTSRFGTFAVPGHIELAGYDRIHYINTMYPWEGHLYRRPAYAGCSADGQGGDRTADVQEHAGTGVAGRMRAKRKEDCQTGQFSEAEYNPVGSYRLIFDLEKGLCGKRISISFEGVEQAMYVWLNGQFVGYAEDSFTPSEFDLTPYIRETGNLLAVEVHKRSTAAYLEDQDFFRFSGIFRDVKLYAKPQVHVEDMWAKPELLKDGKHGQFALELTLSGEAASRGCIEGCRVQCCIKAADGSLILDKKLPIMWEEDVSKGIVPGDAVSGEAVLEKSASDNKEVIADEDRGRVAKESRIYTAKLELEQAKVGPVLAWNHEAPNLYRLEIRILSPEGKVVEIVPYDIGFRRVALRHGVMELNGKRLIINGVNRHEWNARSGRVVTEADMRWDMDCFHENHINSVRTCHYPNQIGWYYLCDAEGISMMAEANLESHGSWQKMGAVEPSWNVPGSVPQWREAVLDRVRTNFETFKNHVSIIFWSLGNESYAGDDIKAMQEYLKEKQDGRLIHYEGVFHNRAYEDSISDMESQMYAPPQRIAAYLEGDGNKPFLLCEYMHDMGNSMGGLKTYMELLDQYKRYQGGYIWDFIDQALFVEDEVTGRQVLRYGGDFDDRPSDYEFSGDGIVFADRTPKPAMQEVKYYYGKYR; this is translated from the coding sequence ATGAAGCCGGAGCTTAGATGGCTGGATGACCCGGAGGTGTTCCGGGTCGGACAGATGCCAGCGCACTCAGATCACAGGTTTTTTGGGTCAGAGGAAGAATATAAAAGTGGAGAAAACGGGCTCGTTCAGTGTTTGAACGGAACCTGGCAGTTTTGCTGGTCGAAGAACGCCGCGGCCCGTCCCGTGGATTTCTACCGGGAGGATGCGGACACATCCCGGTTTGGAACGTTCGCTGTGCCAGGGCATATAGAGCTGGCGGGGTACGACCGGATCCACTATATCAATACTATGTATCCCTGGGAAGGGCATCTCTATCGGCGTCCGGCGTATGCGGGATGCAGCGCGGATGGTCAGGGGGGCGACCGGACGGCGGATGTCCAGGAGCATGCAGGGACAGGTGTGGCTGGCAGGATGCGTGCAAAACGGAAGGAAGATTGCCAGACCGGGCAGTTTTCGGAGGCGGAGTATAACCCGGTGGGTTCTTACCGTTTAATATTTGATCTGGAAAAAGGGCTTTGCGGAAAGCGTATATCCATCTCTTTTGAGGGCGTGGAGCAGGCGATGTACGTCTGGCTGAACGGCCAGTTTGTGGGTTACGCGGAGGACAGCTTCACCCCGTCGGAATTTGACCTGACCCCGTATATCCGGGAAACAGGGAATCTGCTGGCGGTGGAGGTCCACAAGCGCTCCACGGCGGCTTATCTGGAGGATCAGGATTTCTTTCGGTTCTCCGGGATCTTCCGGGATGTGAAGCTCTATGCAAAGCCGCAGGTGCATGTGGAGGATATGTGGGCGAAGCCGGAGCTTTTAAAGGATGGGAAACATGGGCAGTTTGCCCTGGAGCTTACTCTGTCGGGAGAAGCGGCATCGAGGGGCTGCATTGAAGGCTGTCGTGTACAGTGCTGCATCAAGGCTGCAGATGGATCTCTGATACTTGATAAAAAACTTCCAATTATGTGGGAAGAGGATGTATCGAAAGGAATTGTGCCGGGAGATGCTGTGTCGGGAGAGGCAGTGTTGGAAAAGTCCGCATCGGACAATAAAGAGGTAATTGCGGACGAAGATAGAGGCAGAGTTGCGAAGGAGAGCAGAATTTACACGGCAAAGCTCGAACTGGAGCAGGCAAAGGTTGGACCGGTACTGGCGTGGAACCATGAAGCTCCTAACCTCTACCGCCTGGAGATCCGCATCCTGTCACCGGAAGGGAAGGTTGTGGAGATCGTTCCTTATGACATCGGTTTCCGCCGCGTTGCCCTGCGCCACGGCGTCATGGAGCTGAACGGGAAACGGCTGATCATAAATGGTGTGAACCGCCACGAGTGGAATGCCCGCAGCGGGCGGGTGGTCACGGAGGCGGATATGCGTTGGGATATGGACTGTTTTCATGAAAATCATATCAACAGCGTGCGCACCTGCCATTACCCGAACCAGATTGGGTGGTATTATCTGTGTGATGCGGAAGGCATTTCCATGATGGCCGAGGCCAACCTGGAGTCTCACGGTTCCTGGCAGAAGATGGGGGCGGTGGAACCGAGCTGGAATGTGCCGGGCAGTGTACCCCAGTGGCGGGAGGCGGTGCTGGACCGGGTGCGCACCAATTTTGAGACCTTTAAGAATCATGTCTCCATCATTTTCTGGTCTCTGGGAAATGAATCCTATGCCGGAGATGATATAAAAGCCATGCAGGAATATCTGAAGGAGAAACAGGACGGCAGGCTGATCCACTACGAGGGCGTTTTCCACAACCGGGCCTACGAGGACAGCATATCCGATATGGAAAGCCAGATGTACGCGCCGCCACAGCGGATCGCAGCATATCTGGAGGGCGACGGGAATAAGCCGTTTCTGCTGTGCGAATATATGCATGATATGGGCAATTCCATGGGCGGCTTAAAAACCTATATGGAGCTGTTAGACCAGTACAAACGGTATCAGGGTGGTTATATCTGGGATTTTATCGACCAGGCGCTTTTTGTCGAGGATGAAGTGACCGGGCGGCAGGTGCTGCGGTACGGCGGTGATTTTGACGACAGGCCGTCCGACTATGAGTTTTCCGGGGATGGGATCGTGTTTGCGGACAGGACGCCCAAACCGGCCATGCAGGAGGTGAAATATTACTATGGCAAGTACAGGTAA
- a CDS encoding ABC transporter substrate-binding protein, which produces MKKRGLALIMAGVMAASLAGCSGGSSEPAGNAGNAGNAPAGTEAPAENAEKTEAAAGNKELSGTITFTIWDNNLNDFIEQNDMVGKFQEVYPDADIEVEKIKDDSEYWNAMKMRASANQLPDVMFNKTFTLARFKDYLTDLSDTEAAKNNELAAGYALDGKILGIPMTSGYEYVYYWKDMFKEAGVEVPTTWPELVEVAQKLQDFYGKDNPDFMAVACGLKDEWPDYPYMEFMPALESGNGQNWNTMASQDEPFADGTDIVKAYDKVDQLFKSGALGKDPLGLGNDQVTSLFAAKEAAIIALGDWGLQNIQNGAEDISELGTFYLPTRNTTSDPYNVVVQGDSFMGVTTHSKNPELARAFVEWFYSDAWYPDYINYVSSASSMSNFPKEKDPILAQADDLCPDRVLVMYDGGGDDFTAIQNETAFDYKKLGAQMMTEGFDLKATYADLNAKWTAARQKLGIQ; this is translated from the coding sequence ATGAAGAAAAGAGGACTGGCACTGATCATGGCGGGCGTCATGGCAGCATCCCTGGCAGGGTGTTCCGGAGGCAGCAGCGAACCGGCAGGCAACGCAGGAAACGCAGGAAATGCTCCGGCAGGAACCGAGGCTCCGGCAGAGAATGCAGAGAAAACAGAGGCGGCAGCCGGGAATAAGGAATTGTCAGGAACCATCACCTTTACGATCTGGGACAACAACTTAAATGATTTCATCGAGCAGAATGATATGGTAGGAAAGTTCCAGGAGGTTTATCCCGATGCGGATATCGAGGTGGAGAAGATCAAGGACGACAGCGAGTACTGGAATGCCATGAAGATGAGGGCTTCCGCCAATCAGCTCCCGGACGTTATGTTCAACAAGACCTTTACCCTGGCAAGATTCAAAGATTACCTGACGGATCTGTCCGATACGGAAGCTGCTAAGAACAATGAGCTTGCAGCCGGTTATGCGCTGGATGGAAAGATCCTGGGGATTCCGATGACTTCCGGTTATGAATATGTTTACTATTGGAAGGATATGTTCAAGGAAGCCGGTGTGGAAGTTCCCACGACCTGGCCGGAGCTTGTGGAAGTAGCACAGAAACTGCAGGATTTCTATGGAAAAGACAATCCTGATTTCATGGCGGTAGCCTGCGGCTTAAAGGATGAGTGGCCGGATTATCCGTATATGGAGTTTATGCCGGCGCTGGAAAGCGGCAACGGCCAGAACTGGAACACCATGGCGTCCCAGGATGAACCGTTTGCAGATGGCACGGATATCGTAAAGGCCTATGATAAGGTAGACCAGTTGTTTAAGAGCGGTGCTCTCGGAAAAGACCCGCTGGGACTGGGCAACGATCAGGTGACTTCCCTGTTCGCGGCGAAAGAGGCGGCTATCATCGCATTGGGTGACTGGGGCCTCCAGAATATCCAGAACGGTGCGGAAGACATCTCTGAGTTGGGGACCTTCTATCTGCCAACCAGGAATACAACCTCCGATCCTTACAATGTAGTGGTCCAGGGCGATTCCTTTATGGGAGTTACCACCCACTCCAAGAACCCGGAGCTGGCGAGAGCCTTTGTTGAATGGTTTTACTCCGATGCGTGGTATCCGGATTACATAAACTATGTTTCCTCTGCATCCTCCATGAGCAATTTCCCGAAGGAGAAGGATCCGATCCTGGCACAGGCGGACGATCTTTGCCCCGACAGAGTGCTGGTTATGTACGATGGCGGCGGGGATGACTTTACCGCGATCCAGAACGAGACCGCATTTGACTACAAGAAGCTGGGCGCACAGATGATGACGGAGGGCTTTGACTTAAAGGCCACCTATGCAGACTTAAACGCCAAGTGGACGGCAGCGAGACAGAAGCTCGGAATCCAGTAA
- a CDS encoding beta-galactosidase small subunit — protein MASTGKLHTGKLRIVFGDVVLGVHGEGFDYLFSYAAGGMESLVICGREWLYRTPGSTFWRATTDNDRGNGFSRRSAMWMGADMFRETEKIRIFLDGKQVKKFLAPDNNRFGGEIPAKEITVSFTYRTATKPHTRVEVSYTVKEGGRIRVDVRYRGKKGLPELPVFGMRFIMPTVADGYVYDGLSGETYPDRMAGGVKGSYEVKGLPVTPYLVPQDCGMHMETERLTVQRHTTLSNVCSDADKNREPFSLTFEKHGKPFAFTCLPYTAEELENATHQEELPPARRTVVCILGAVRGVGGIDSWGSDVEPDWRIDAEKDIEFSFYIAAG, from the coding sequence ATGGCAAGTACAGGTAAGCTACATACAGGTAAGCTGCGGATCGTATTCGGCGATGTGGTCCTGGGTGTGCACGGGGAAGGATTTGACTATCTGTTTTCCTATGCAGCAGGCGGAATGGAGTCCCTTGTGATCTGTGGAAGAGAGTGGCTGTACCGGACGCCGGGCTCCACCTTCTGGAGAGCCACCACGGACAATGACCGGGGAAATGGCTTCTCCCGCCGCAGCGCCATGTGGATGGGCGCGGACATGTTCCGTGAGACGGAGAAGATCCGCATTTTTCTGGATGGAAAGCAGGTAAAAAAATTCCTGGCTCCGGATAATAACCGGTTCGGCGGGGAGATCCCCGCAAAGGAGATCACAGTTTCCTTTACCTACCGCACAGCGACGAAGCCTCACACCCGTGTCGAGGTGTCTTATACTGTAAAGGAGGGTGGCCGGATCCGTGTGGATGTGCGTTATCGCGGCAAAAAGGGGCTTCCTGAGCTTCCGGTATTCGGAATGCGGTTTATCATGCCGACGGTGGCGGATGGTTATGTCTATGACGGCCTTTCCGGAGAGACCTATCCGGACCGGATGGCGGGCGGCGTGAAGGGGAGCTACGAGGTGAAGGGGCTGCCGGTAACGCCCTATCTGGTTCCCCAGGACTGCGGGATGCATATGGAGACAGAACGCCTGACGGTGCAACGACATACGACCCTTTCCAATGTCTGTTCGGATGCAGATAAGAACAGGGAGCCGTTTTCCCTGACATTTGAGAAACATGGAAAACCGTTTGCATTTACCTGTCTGCCCTACACGGCAGAGGAACTGGAAAATGCAACACATCAGGAGGAGCTGCCCCCGGCGCGAAGGACGGTGGTGTGCATTCTTGGCGCTGTCCGGGGCGTGGGAGGCATTGACAGCTGGGGATCGGATGTGGAGCCGGACTGGCGGATCGATGCTGAGAAGGATATTGAGTTTTCGTTTTATATTGCGGCAGGCTGA
- a CDS encoding carbohydrate ABC transporter permease: MKKRTMTQILKQIICLCMVAVVMAPILLTLFAALKTKVDMVKTSPLLLPAMDRVTFENFNKVLTDKYLLIGFKNTGMILVFSIFFNVLFGTITAFIIERFQFRGKKFIVGLFFVGMLIPSFVTEIARFKIINGLHLYNTLGAPIVIYVASDLMQLYIYRQFISTLPVSLDESALLDGCSYFGLFTRIIFPLLAPATATVCIIKAINIINDMYIPYLYMPRNKLRTLTTFLMNYANAQQGSWQTLAAGIIVVMLPTILIYLFFQKYILAGIAAGAVKE; this comes from the coding sequence ATGAAAAAACGTACAATGACACAGATTTTAAAGCAGATCATCTGTCTTTGCATGGTGGCGGTCGTCATGGCGCCGATCCTGCTCACCCTGTTCGCCGCGCTGAAGACCAAGGTGGATATGGTAAAGACCTCCCCCCTTCTGCTGCCGGCCATGGACCGTGTCACCTTTGAGAATTTCAACAAGGTGCTGACGGACAAATACCTGCTGATCGGTTTTAAGAATACGGGCATGATCCTTGTGTTCTCCATCTTTTTCAATGTGCTGTTCGGAACGATCACGGCGTTTATCATTGAGCGGTTCCAGTTCCGCGGAAAAAAGTTTATCGTCGGGCTGTTTTTTGTGGGAATGCTGATCCCCTCCTTTGTCACGGAGATCGCCAGGTTTAAGATCATCAACGGCCTGCATTTATACAATACCCTGGGCGCGCCGATCGTGATCTATGTGGCGTCGGATCTGATGCAGCTCTATATTTACAGACAGTTTATCTCCACGCTGCCGGTGTCGCTGGACGAATCGGCCCTGTTGGACGGCTGCTCCTATTTCGGGCTGTTTACGCGGATCATTTTCCCGCTCCTGGCCCCGGCGACGGCGACGGTCTGCATCATCAAGGCGATCAACATTATCAATGACATGTATATTCCATACCTGTACATGCCGCGGAACAAGCTGCGGACCCTGACTACCTTCCTGATGAACTACGCCAACGCGCAGCAGGGGTCCTGGCAGACGCTGGCAGCGGGCATTATCGTGGTCATGCTGCCTACTATTTTGATCTATCTGTTTTTCCAGAAATATATCCTTGCCGGGATTGCGGCAGGCGCTGTAAAAGAATAG
- a CDS encoding sugar ABC transporter permease, with protein sequence MTTLSKKRKQFIVLSLLIPVVLLIAFVVVPAIDLIRMSFTDWDGLAASSNFIGFSNYASMFKNPDLWLSLKNNAVYFCVHLLMIPVELSFAVLLTGKLRAAKFYKTMVFMPYIINGVAISYAFSYFFSPINGAFDAILTGVHLEGFIRNWLSDPKIVNFVLSFVSLWRFSGYHVILFMAALQSLPQDVEEAARVDGANAWQLFKYIQIPAIMLMVDFVLFDNIRGALQVFDIPFVMTAGGPGYASSTFTLYTIKTAFTFSNFGLASTMAVAIMVLIVLIYVIQNKIIHGIVLKGKE encoded by the coding sequence GTGACTACTTTATCCAAAAAACGAAAACAGTTTATCGTACTTTCCCTGCTTATTCCGGTGGTCCTGCTGATCGCTTTTGTGGTGGTGCCTGCCATAGACCTGATCCGTATGAGCTTTACCGACTGGGACGGCCTGGCTGCTTCCAGCAATTTTATCGGTTTTTCCAATTATGCATCCATGTTTAAGAATCCGGATCTGTGGCTGTCGCTAAAGAACAACGCGGTATATTTCTGCGTGCATCTGCTGATGATCCCGGTGGAGCTCTCTTTTGCAGTCCTGCTGACGGGAAAGCTTCGGGCGGCGAAATTCTATAAGACTATGGTATTTATGCCTTATATCATCAACGGAGTGGCGATCTCCTACGCCTTTTCCTACTTTTTCTCCCCAATCAACGGCGCCTTTGACGCCATTTTAACCGGGGTGCATCTGGAGGGCTTTATCCGTAACTGGCTGTCGGATCCGAAGATCGTCAATTTTGTGTTGTCCTTTGTATCGCTCTGGCGGTTCAGCGGATATCACGTGATCCTGTTCATGGCGGCGCTCCAGTCCCTTCCCCAGGATGTGGAGGAGGCGGCCCGCGTGGACGGAGCCAATGCATGGCAGTTATTTAAATATATCCAGATCCCGGCGATCATGCTGATGGTGGATTTTGTGCTGTTTGACAATATCCGCGGCGCGCTGCAGGTATTTGATATCCCGTTTGTCATGACGGCAGGCGGCCCGGGCTATGCGTCCTCCACCTTCACACTCTATACGATCAAGACGGCGTTTACCTTCAGCAACTTTGGCCTGGCATCCACCATGGCGGTGGCGATCATGGTGCTCATTGTGCTGATCTATGTGATCCAGAACAAGATCATCCACGGGATCGTTTTGAAAGGAAAGGAGTGA